The proteins below are encoded in one region of Streptomyces roseirectus:
- the murG gene encoding undecaprenyldiphospho-muramoylpentapeptide beta-N-acetylglucosaminyltransferase produces MHVVLAGGGTAGHIEPALALADALRRMDPTVGITALGTERGLETTLVPQRGYELALIPAVPLPRKPTPELITVPGRLRGTIKATEQILERTKADCVVGFGGYVALPGYLAAKRLGVPIVIHEANARPGLANKIGSRYAAQVAVSTPDSKLRDARYIGIPLRRSIATLDRAAARPEARHMFGLDPNLPTLLVSGGSQGARRLNEVVQQVAPWLQQAGIQILHAVGPKNELPHVQQMPGMPPYIPVSYLDRMDLAYAAADMMLCRAGAMTVAELSAVGLPAAYVPLPIGNGEQRLNAQPVVKAGGGLLVDDAELTPEWVRENVLPVLADPHRLYEMSRAAGEFGRRDADELLVRMVYEAIASRR; encoded by the coding sequence GTGCATGTCGTACTCGCAGGCGGAGGGACCGCCGGCCACATCGAGCCCGCGCTCGCCCTCGCGGACGCCCTGCGCAGGATGGACCCGACCGTGGGCATCACGGCTCTGGGCACGGAGCGGGGCCTGGAGACCACGCTGGTCCCGCAGCGCGGCTACGAGCTGGCGCTGATCCCGGCCGTCCCGCTGCCCCGCAAGCCCACGCCCGAGCTGATCACCGTCCCGGGCCGGCTGCGCGGCACCATCAAGGCCACCGAGCAGATCCTGGAGCGCACCAAGGCGGACTGCGTCGTCGGCTTCGGCGGCTACGTCGCCCTGCCCGGCTACCTCGCCGCCAAGCGCCTGGGCGTGCCGATCGTCATCCACGAGGCCAACGCCCGCCCCGGCCTGGCCAACAAGATCGGCTCCCGGTACGCCGCCCAGGTCGCCGTCTCCACGCCCGACAGCAAGCTGCGCGACGCCCGCTACATCGGCATCCCGCTGCGCCGCTCCATCGCCACCCTGGACCGCGCGGCGGCCCGCCCCGAGGCCCGGCACATGTTCGGCCTCGACCCGAACCTGCCGACGCTGCTCGTCTCCGGCGGCTCGCAGGGTGCCCGGCGCCTCAACGAGGTCGTCCAGCAGGTCGCGCCCTGGCTCCAGCAGGCCGGCATCCAGATCCTGCACGCGGTCGGCCCGAAGAACGAACTGCCGCACGTACAGCAGATGCCGGGGATGCCCCCGTACATCCCGGTAAGTTACCTGGACCGGATGGACCTCGCGTACGCCGCGGCCGACATGATGCTCTGCCGCGCGGGCGCGATGACCGTCGCCGAACTCTCCGCCGTCGGACTCCCGGCCGCCTACGTCCCGTTGCCCATCGGCAACGGCGAACAGCGGCTGAACGCCCAGCCGGTGGTCAAGGCCGGCGGCGGACTGCTGGTCGACGACGCGGAACTGACGCCGGAATGGGTCCGGGAGAACGTCCTGCCCGTCCTCGCCGACCCGCACCGGCTGTACGAGATGTCCCGCGCGGCGGGCGAGTTCGGCCGCCGGGACGCGGACGAACTCCTCGTCCGCATGGTGTACGAGGCGATCGCCTCACGCCGCTAG
- a CDS encoding cell division protein FtsQ/DivIB yields MAAGASTAERGAVRRQGPPGPPLLRRLGPRRLRLALALAVAAVLLAAGGAWVLYGSSWLRVERVAVSGTDVLTPDQVRDAARVPVGSPLVSIDTDAIRSRLERALPRVDEVDVSRSWPHGVVLKVTERVPVLLIRHGAGYTEVDDEGVRFATVPQPPEGAPLLELALSNSGSTAASLRRFGEDRLVREAVRAAGSLPSAVLKSTKTVKVRSYDDISLDLADGRTVSWGSSEKGAAKSRALSALMKAQPDARHFDVSVPTAPASAGS; encoded by the coding sequence GTGGCCGCAGGAGCCTCCACCGCCGAGCGTGGCGCGGTACGTCGGCAGGGCCCGCCCGGCCCGCCCCTGCTGCGGCGGCTGGGGCCGCGCAGGCTCCGGCTGGCGCTCGCCCTCGCGGTGGCCGCCGTGCTCCTCGCGGCGGGCGGCGCCTGGGTGCTGTACGGCTCCTCCTGGCTGCGCGTGGAGCGCGTCGCCGTCTCGGGGACGGACGTCCTGACGCCGGACCAGGTCCGGGACGCGGCCCGGGTCCCGGTCGGCTCGCCGCTGGTGTCGATCGACACCGACGCGATCCGGTCACGTCTGGAGCGGGCGCTGCCGCGCGTCGACGAGGTCGACGTGTCCCGTTCCTGGCCGCACGGCGTCGTCCTCAAGGTGACCGAGCGCGTCCCCGTCCTGCTGATCCGGCACGGCGCCGGGTACACCGAGGTCGACGACGAGGGTGTCCGGTTCGCGACGGTCCCTCAACCGCCCGAGGGGGCACCGCTGCTGGAGCTGGCGCTGTCGAACTCCGGTTCCACCGCCGCGAGTCTGCGCCGCTTCGGCGAGGACCGGCTCGTGCGCGAGGCGGTGCGCGCGGCCGGCAGCCTGCCGTCCGCCGTCCTGAAAAGCACAAAAACCGTCAAAGTGCGTTCGTATGACGATATTTCGCTCGATCTGGCGGACGGTCGGACTGTTTCCTGGGGGAGTTCGGAGAAGGGCGCGGCGAAGTCCCGCGCACTCAGCGCTCTCATGAAGGCCCAGCCGGACGCCCGGCACTTCGACGTGAGCGTCCCCACCGCCCCCGCGTCAGCGGGGAGTTGA